In Cyprinus carpio isolate SPL01 chromosome B7, ASM1834038v1, whole genome shotgun sequence, a genomic segment contains:
- the LOC109088480 gene encoding low choriolytic enzyme-like: MYLLVVVVSLLLNSVPAQSRPVEDLTEKISGKMGNITEKDDMPVSTIIETNKHAGQQVDGPLITFGDIAVSTGFKNADPCTARGCKWERSTDGLVYVPYVISKKYTPDELQVIKQGLQSFAGVSCIRFVPHEGQRHFLYIMSDSGCYSYLGRQGGGQVVSLQRHGCVYHRTVQHELLHALGFHHEQNRSDRDKHIKILLENVIPEEQHNFKKTETNNLATPYDYNSVMHYSRKAFSRNNEATMIPIPDKKVVIGEARSMSRNDILRINRLYCSMLSLYCYLN, translated from the exons ATGTACCTGTTGGTGGTGGTCGTCTCTCTTCTGCTGAACTCTGTTCCTGCTCAGAGCCGTCCTGTTGAG GATTTAACTGAAAAGATCTCTGGGAAAATGG GTAACATCACTGAGAAAGATGACATGCCAGTGTCAACTATAATCGAGACCAACAAACATGCAG GACAGCAAGTGGATGGGCCCTTGATCACATTTGGAGACATCGCCGTATCAACAGGGTTCAAGAATGCAGATCCTTGCACAGCTCGTGGGTGCAAATGGGAGAGAAGCACAGATGGATTAGTCTATGTGCCATACGTAATCTCCAAAAAGTACA CTCCAGATGAACTACAAGTGATTAAACAAGGCTTGCAGTCTTTTGCGGGTGTTTCCTGCATTCGATTCGTACCACATGAAGGGCAGAGGCACTTTCTCTACATAATGTCTGATTCTGG TTGCTATTCATATTTGGGGCGCCAAGGTGGAGGACAGGTTGTTTCTCTCCAGCGTCATGGGTGTGTCTATCACCGTACTGTTCAACATGAGCTCCTTCATGCTCTCGGGTTCCATCATGAACAAAACCGCAGCGACCGTGACAAACACATCAAAATCCTTCTTGAGAACGTCATACCTg AAGAGCAGCACAATTTCAAGAAAACAGAAACCAATAATCTGGCAACCCCCTATGACTACAACTCTGTGATGCACTATTCAAG GAAAGCTTTCTCCAGGAACAATGAGGCAACCATGATTCCCATTCCTGATAAGAAAGTTGTGATTGGTGAAGCTCGAAGTATGAGCCGCAATGACATCCTGCGAATTAACAGACTCTACTGCAGTATGTTAAGTCTTTACtgttatttgaattaa